A window from Rhizosphaericola mali encodes these proteins:
- a CDS encoding pepsin/retropepsin-like aspartic protease family protein: MKQLFLLLFCLMCYWGNAQNVSENAFRKAGKITAPTTAKTYPMHLWNDFILIDAKVNGVPGTFIWDNGLSFIALDSMYAIKAGVHFHKKKEETIIDGNEKTIHLEAQYADKVEVGAFSEEHAAVLDLNIDHGVFKNREHEISGLIGGGFSNHFNWSFDFDKMLVTISPKPIPKEGIQLKYIIDTFNNLDYFPMTINGQDIYAQVDFGMVGEVFSATDQLAPLFEGHPVVTSVGYNSISAGGLNRVDTIYTIQDNYEYTLSGHKMSELPRLELSGSETGFKIGSRYFMHYNVTINNHDSVYILSPRLTALPSKSRKAYGVFVLKKRNEMYIGRLSNNPNLNGKNVDLLQKVISINGKTAKDFYGIMDIRDYQEKLKNAGKDMVLKMEDGNVYKFTPQDDIAN; this comes from the coding sequence ATGAAGCAACTATTCTTGCTCCTTTTTTGTCTAATGTGCTATTGGGGAAATGCGCAAAATGTATCCGAAAATGCATTTCGTAAAGCTGGAAAAATTACAGCACCAACAACTGCCAAAACTTACCCAATGCATCTCTGGAATGATTTTATATTGATAGATGCAAAAGTAAATGGCGTTCCAGGTACTTTTATTTGGGATAATGGTTTGTCTTTTATTGCGTTAGATTCAATGTATGCAATTAAAGCCGGAGTTCATTTTCATAAGAAAAAAGAAGAGACGATCATTGATGGGAATGAAAAAACAATTCATCTAGAAGCTCAATATGCCGATAAGGTAGAAGTAGGTGCTTTTTCAGAAGAGCACGCGGCAGTTTTGGATTTAAATATTGATCATGGTGTTTTTAAAAATCGTGAACATGAGATAAGTGGATTGATCGGAGGAGGTTTTAGTAATCATTTCAATTGGTCTTTTGATTTTGATAAAATGTTGGTAACAATCTCTCCCAAGCCCATTCCTAAAGAAGGAATCCAACTTAAATATATTATTGATACATTCAATAACTTAGATTATTTCCCCATGACGATCAATGGTCAAGATATCTATGCTCAAGTAGACTTTGGCATGGTAGGAGAGGTTTTCAGTGCTACAGATCAATTAGCGCCATTATTTGAGGGACATCCTGTAGTCACTTCTGTGGGTTACAATAGTATTTCGGCAGGAGGACTAAATAGAGTGGATACAATTTATACAATACAAGATAATTATGAATACACCTTGAGTGGACACAAAATGTCAGAATTACCTAGATTAGAATTAAGTGGTAGCGAGACTGGATTCAAGATTGGTAGCCGATATTTTATGCATTATAATGTAACAATTAATAACCATGATTCGGTATATATTTTGTCCCCTCGGTTGACAGCCTTGCCGTCCAAATCTAGAAAAGCATATGGTGTGTTTGTCTTAAAAAAAAGAAATGAAATGTACATTGGTCGATTAAGCAATAATCCGAATCTAAACGGTAAAAATGTAGATCTCTTGCAAAAAGTTATATCTATCAATGGCAAAACAGCAAAAGATTTTTACGGTATTATGGATATTAGAGATTATCAAGAAAAATTAAAAAACGCAGGAAAAGATATGGTCTTAAAAATGGAGGATGGAAATGTATATAAATTTACACCGCAAGATGATATTGCAAATTAA
- a CDS encoding DUF6624 domain-containing protein, with translation MKNIFLVFLSILLIKNGYSQANVDSTSAEVNRRLHIIGKDDQHLRFSLLKKKSNDSLLKQINKVDSINENYVLQLLENNGWNKYELDESSNHVIFLVLDHMNKKDVAIMEQYAPLMKEKADAGKLDKSDYATFFDRICKYKNEPQYYGTQFVKIGKDQYVWPINDVENVDKRRASVDLPDMESYIGLVKSMAKKTVVFNKKMTIDEILALQKANEAKN, from the coding sequence ATGAAAAATATCTTCTTAGTATTCTTATCCATCTTATTAATTAAAAATGGATATAGTCAAGCAAATGTTGATAGTACATCCGCAGAAGTAAATAGAAGATTGCATATTATCGGAAAGGATGATCAACATCTAAGGTTTTCCCTATTGAAAAAAAAGTCCAATGACTCCTTGTTAAAGCAAATTAATAAAGTCGATAGTATCAACGAAAACTATGTATTGCAACTTTTGGAAAACAATGGCTGGAATAAGTATGAATTAGACGAGTCATCCAACCATGTGATTTTTCTAGTACTAGATCACATGAACAAAAAAGATGTAGCTATAATGGAACAATATGCTCCTTTAATGAAAGAAAAAGCGGATGCCGGTAAATTAGATAAGTCAGATTATGCTACATTTTTTGATAGAATATGTAAGTATAAAAATGAGCCACAATATTACGGAACGCAATTTGTGAAGATTGGGAAAGATCAATATGTTTGGCCTATTAACGATGTAGAAAATGTAGATAAAAGAAGAGCTAGTGTAGATTTGCCAGATATGGAATCATACATTGGATTAGTAAAATCGATGGCAAAAAAGACCGTTGTTTTTAATAAAAAAATGACTATCGATGAAATACTTGCGTTGCAAAAAGCCAATGAGGCAAAAAATTAA
- a CDS encoding putative quinol monooxygenase — protein sequence MYFFNKKTIGIMLAIGFANFSNAQTNPKNMSDNTVEQLGIIRTKPGTWNTYLPIMLHNVKSSRKEKGNISFTLYQPEDGAEVGIWLERWHNQAAMENHFTYDYLKAVRKTVPEVKDGAVTQISLKEVAAIPAKTVQLNGVAPQRNVIVIFEPKTEERDAFLKAIADVTPHARKAPGNYGFNIYEDVANPDRFVLVEGWKDAAAHDAHMAQAYSKDFDKATAGIFKVDPMSERWLAKDISE from the coding sequence ATGTACTTTTTTAATAAAAAAACAATTGGAATCATGCTTGCTATTGGCTTTGCAAATTTTTCCAATGCACAAACGAATCCGAAAAATATGAGTGACAATACAGTCGAACAATTAGGCATCATCAGAACAAAACCAGGCACTTGGAATACTTATTTGCCTATCATGTTACACAATGTCAAAAGTTCGAGAAAGGAAAAAGGAAATATCTCTTTTACCTTATATCAACCCGAAGATGGGGCAGAAGTGGGTATTTGGTTGGAACGCTGGCACAACCAAGCGGCTATGGAAAATCATTTTACGTATGATTATTTGAAAGCCGTACGTAAAACTGTTCCTGAGGTAAAAGATGGTGCTGTGACGCAAATTTCCCTAAAAGAAGTGGCGGCCATTCCTGCAAAAACAGTACAATTAAATGGTGTAGCGCCGCAAAGAAACGTAATTGTTATATTTGAACCCAAAACAGAAGAGCGGGACGCATTTCTAAAAGCTATCGCGGATGTGACACCTCATGCGAGAAAAGCGCCGGGCAATTACGGTTTTAATATTTATGAAGATGTGGCTAATCCGGACAGATTTGTTTTGGTAGAGGGTTGGAAAGACGCGGCTGCACACGATGCACACATGGCGCAAGCGTATTCCAAAGATTTTGATAAAGCTACAGCAGGAATATTTAAAGTGGATCCAATGTCTGAACGTTGGTTAGCGAAAGATATTTCGGAATAG
- a CDS encoding VOC family protein — translation MPKINTHLHFNGNAEEAFTFYKSVFGGEFATIVRMKDIPSDPNFPPISEEDANKIMHIALPIGVDTLMASDVPSFMGTVNEKENRSKIAISATSKEEAERLFAGLSAGGEVEVPLSESFWNSYFGMFRDKYGIEWMIDFDLKYQEENK, via the coding sequence ATGCCAAAAATCAATACACATCTTCATTTCAATGGAAATGCAGAAGAAGCTTTTACATTTTACAAATCTGTTTTCGGAGGAGAATTTGCAACAATTGTGCGAATGAAAGACATTCCAAGTGATCCTAATTTTCCGCCGATATCCGAGGAGGATGCCAACAAAATCATGCATATAGCTTTGCCTATAGGTGTGGATACCTTGATGGCAAGCGATGTTCCATCCTTTATGGGAACCGTTAACGAAAAAGAAAATAGAAGCAAAATCGCCATCAGTGCCACATCCAAAGAGGAAGCAGAACGTTTATTCGCAGGATTATCTGCAGGCGGAGAGGTCGAAGTTCCACTTTCGGAAAGCTTTTGGAATTCCTATTTTGGAATGTTTAGAGATAAATATGGTATCGAATGGATGATAGATTTCGATCTGAAATATCAAGAGGAAAATAAATAA
- a CDS encoding TlpA family protein disulfide reductase, giving the protein MIKFLLVLIMLPLIVFAQKHKWDNVIKVSIRDGNVNKDSLTIMNSDMSPDFYNKQNSESNLVMNNKTQFANNYVNPQLYFLFFKSDVNHYFSRPGFIFLDATTDSIIVDYKNPYLSYANGKSSTEYRNKFLPFLSKNLDFDSSSKYHASIRWDSTELYDTIIYNYTKTHNSSYVALWLLVDRFSNMGYANMREKTLNLFSPKIKKTKTWQVLYNKLGKSLVKEGHLFPKLSLEDTTSNKKILNLNKSYKYTLIDFWFSRCKPCLAQISYIKQLYNKDHPSNKLDVISISTDNSMDRKEKLWEKRLQQLGMNWPQYMDENATIASSAYIIEFPTNFLIDQNGYVIKKNISLADLDKLLK; this is encoded by the coding sequence ATGATAAAATTTCTATTAGTTCTTATAATGCTTCCTTTGATAGTCTTTGCCCAAAAGCATAAATGGGATAATGTAATAAAGGTTTCTATAAGAGATGGCAATGTAAATAAGGATTCTTTAACTATAATGAATAGTGATATGTCTCCTGATTTTTATAATAAGCAAAATTCAGAATCTAATCTTGTTATGAATAATAAAACTCAGTTTGCCAATAACTATGTCAATCCTCAACTCTATTTTCTCTTTTTCAAAAGTGATGTCAATCATTATTTTTCTAGACCAGGATTTATTTTTCTTGACGCAACTACGGATAGTATAATTGTAGACTATAAGAATCCTTATCTAAGTTATGCTAATGGGAAATCCTCAACGGAATATCGTAATAAATTTTTACCATTTTTATCCAAAAACTTAGACTTTGATTCAAGTTCAAAATATCATGCTAGTATCCGTTGGGATTCTACTGAATTGTATGATACTATAATATATAATTATACCAAAACCCATAATTCGTCCTATGTTGCTCTATGGTTGCTTGTGGATAGGTTTTCCAATATGGGTTATGCTAACATGCGCGAAAAAACACTTAATCTATTCTCTCCAAAAATAAAAAAAACGAAAACTTGGCAAGTCTTATATAACAAACTTGGCAAGTCTCTTGTGAAAGAAGGACATCTCTTTCCAAAATTGAGTTTAGAAGATACAACATCGAATAAGAAGATCCTTAACTTAAATAAAAGCTATAAATATACTTTAATTGATTTTTGGTTTAGTCGCTGTAAACCTTGCTTGGCGCAAATTTCCTACATTAAGCAATTGTATAACAAAGATCATCCCTCCAACAAATTGGATGTAATAAGTATATCAACTGACAATAGTATGGATAGAAAAGAAAAACTATGGGAAAAAAGATTACAGCAATTAGGAATGAATTGGCCGCAATATATGGATGAAAATGCAACAATTGCATCCTCCGCATATATAATCGAGTTTCCCACCAATTTTCTTATTGATCAAAATGGGTATGTCATAAAAAAGAATATTTCACTTGCCGATTTGGATAAATTATTGAAATGA
- a CDS encoding immunity protein Imm33 domain-containing protein codes for MYTLSQEVAQKIDELAIEGNQLMDDKQDYNGAIGLWKQALTYIPTPQEQYNESIWLEASIGDAYFQSKDYANALFHLKNALENRASNAENNPFIMLRLGQVYFENNSEEWALHYLHKAFQLEKEDIFKEEEKKYFNFLMENIEIEEVSTDNPHYLSDFSDFPHIGGLIVSKMVIESKIRPQFMYREKPMNPKDSGWRIFSGQESDEYTNDPNNSGIYNPSTLLQIDPSIAALLLKGIGSVFERITENSDWHGIHDFKLDSDYLISKQLTQEWSFDINNLFESKLEEDGSLYFTTGDKSVRLIIWDDLDNNETDLYKMYKTDIENRDQTMAPTLELFEFSEDVTPRIGYRIKESDNYKSYDVIYGFSIAGNEIVQSVFYYDEEDDKNWALETWKSLHYKN; via the coding sequence ATGTATACCCTTTCCCAAGAAGTTGCTCAAAAAATAGATGAATTAGCCATTGAAGGCAATCAATTGATGGACGATAAACAAGATTATAATGGAGCAATTGGTCTTTGGAAACAAGCACTAACATATATTCCTACCCCCCAAGAACAATATAATGAATCTATTTGGTTAGAAGCTTCTATAGGCGATGCTTATTTTCAATCTAAAGATTATGCTAATGCATTATTCCATTTAAAAAATGCATTAGAAAATCGTGCTTCAAATGCAGAAAACAATCCATTTATCATGTTGAGATTGGGACAAGTATATTTTGAAAATAATTCAGAAGAATGGGCACTTCATTATTTACACAAGGCATTCCAGCTTGAAAAGGAAGATATATTTAAAGAGGAAGAGAAAAAATATTTCAATTTCTTGATGGAAAATATTGAAATAGAAGAAGTTAGTACGGATAATCCTCACTATTTAAGTGATTTTTCCGATTTTCCACATATTGGCGGTTTGATCGTTTCAAAAATGGTTATTGAGTCGAAAATACGCCCCCAATTTATGTATCGAGAAAAGCCAATGAATCCAAAAGATAGCGGTTGGCGTATATTTTCAGGACAGGAATCGGATGAATATACGAATGATCCAAACAATAGTGGTATTTATAACCCATCTACTTTATTACAAATAGATCCATCCATTGCAGCTCTCCTTTTAAAAGGGATAGGGTCCGTTTTTGAAAGAATAACAGAAAATTCCGATTGGCACGGAATACATGATTTCAAGTTGGATAGTGATTATTTAATTTCCAAACAATTAACCCAAGAATGGTCATTTGATATCAATAATTTATTTGAAAGTAAATTAGAAGAAGACGGAAGCTTATATTTTACTACAGGTGATAAATCTGTGCGATTGATTATTTGGGATGATTTAGATAACAATGAAACGGATTTATATAAAATGTACAAAACCGATATCGAAAATAGAGATCAAACAATGGCTCCAACATTAGAATTATTTGAATTTTCTGAAGATGTAACTCCTCGTATAGGATATCGGATTAAAGAATCTGATAATTATAAAAGCTATGATGTCATCTATGGATTTTCAATAGCTGGTAATGAAATTGTCCAATCCGTATTTTATTACGATGAAGAAGATGATAAAAATTGGGCTTTAGAAACTTGGAAAAGTTTGCATTATAAAAATTAA
- a CDS encoding M48 family metallopeptidase: MDSLICGLIIGTVFYLSSHAGSKDHISIKSIIGSCFALLLYVVYDFVIKPILYSIILRKRRLLYFEDYLKDNGFIYPIYQLNEKVINIYATGVLDSSKKILVGKDLLELADIDTLHGLIWHELGHLKNNHLCKVFIINSICTLLYFILWFKLGPKIYSSPCAPLFVALLGGFLGVVMVIIPEYFRKKYEIQADQFAAQNFGKNNYAGVLNKLNEMTNGGVEKGNVYYPTLKERLAAISN, from the coding sequence ATGGATTCTCTGATTTGCGGGCTGATTATTGGTACTGTATTTTATTTGAGTTCTCATGCAGGATCTAAAGATCATATTTCTATTAAATCAATTATTGGAAGCTGCTTTGCTTTGTTACTTTATGTAGTCTATGATTTTGTTATAAAGCCCATATTGTATTCAATAATACTAAGAAAGAGACGATTATTATACTTTGAGGATTATCTAAAGGACAATGGTTTCATTTATCCAATTTATCAATTAAATGAAAAGGTCATTAATATCTACGCGACAGGTGTATTAGATTCCTCAAAGAAAATATTGGTAGGTAAGGATCTATTAGAATTAGCAGATATCGATACTTTACATGGATTAATATGGCATGAATTGGGACATTTGAAAAATAATCATTTATGCAAAGTGTTTATAATCAATTCAATATGTACTTTGTTATATTTTATTTTATGGTTTAAATTGGGTCCTAAAATTTACAGTTCACCTTGTGCTCCATTGTTTGTTGCTTTGTTAGGCGGATTCCTAGGAGTTGTCATGGTTATCATTCCTGAATATTTTAGGAAAAAATATGAAATTCAAGCAGATCAATTTGCTGCCCAAAATTTTGGTAAAAATAATTATGCTGGAGTGCTAAATAAATTGAATGAAATGACAAATGGAGGTGTTGAAAAAGGAAATGTTTATTATCCAACATTGAAAGAAAGATTAGCGGCCATTTCAAACTAA